The DNA window GCTCGATCGCTACCCAGTGCGTCGGCAACTCGCGCGCGAGCCATGACGGTTGCGAGCCGGCCTTGCGCGCCAGCACGTGCTCGTGTTCGGTGCCGCCCATCTGGAAGCGGCCCGTCGGGATCAGCACCAGGTCCGGGCCCACGGCGCTGCCGTCCCGGAACCGGTCGCGCAGCACGCCGCTGGGGTCCGCCACCGGGCTGGCCGCCGTCGGCATCAGCGCCGCCAGTTCGGCCGCGTTGCGGGCCGCCTGGTCGCGGCGGGCCCGTTCCTGTTCCGCCTTGTAGGCCGCCTGCGCCTTCAGGAGCGTGGCCTTGCGCTGTCGTTCTTCCTCGATGGCGCGGGCCTTGGCGGCATCGGCTTCGCGGCGCGCCAGCAATTGCTGGCGCAACTGTTCCTTGCGCGCCTGCGCCGCCGCTTCCGCTTCCAGCCGGCGCTGCCGTTCCAGTTCGCGGCGCGCTTCATCCTCGCGCAGTTTCCTCACCGCCGCGGCCTGTGCCTCGGCGCGGCGCCGTGCCGCCAGCGCCTGCTCCTGCTGCACCTCCTGCTGCATCGCCAGGCGCCGCTGTTCCTGGGCCTCGGCGGCACGGGCCTGCTCCATCGCGCGCTGCTCGGCGTGCAGGCGTTCCTGCGCTTCCTTCAGCTGGGCGCGCTGGCGTTCGTGCTCGCGCCGCTCGGCGGCCAGCTGGGCCGCGGCAGCCTGCGCTGCCAGCTCTTCCGGCGACGGGCCGGCGGCGCGGCGCAGCGCGTCGAGCAGCGCCGTCACGCTGTCGCAGCGCTCCTCGTGGTCGAACGCGAAACCGCGCTGCAGCACCTGCCATTGCGCGTCATTCAGTCCCGGGGGCTGGGCGACCGCCACCTGCGCGGAGCGGCCGTCATCGAACGGCAGCGCGCCGGACAGCATCTGGTAGATCATCACCGCCACCGCGTAGACGTCCAGCTTTGGCGTTGGCGCGGCCTGCGAGGTGCCGATTTCCGGTGCCCGGTAGCCCGCCGTGCCGGCATTCGGCACGGCGGGCAGGCCGGCGCCGCCATCGCGCGAACGGGCGGCGATGCCGAAGTCGAGCAGCTTGATGTCGCCCTGCGTGGTGAGGAACACATTGCCGGGCTTGAGGTCGCGGTGCACGAGGCGGTGCCGCTCCCACGCGTATTGCAGGGCGCTGGCGACGGGGCGCAGGAGGCGCTCCACCTCGCCGAATGGCACGGGGCCGTGCTCGGCGAGCCACGCGTCGAGGTCCTGCCCGTCCAGGCATTCCATGATGATGAAGTAACTGGCCGTGGCCGGGTCCTGTGCCCATTCGTAGACGCGCACGATGTTGTCATGCGCCAGCCGGCGCGCCTGCGTGGCTTCTTCCACCAGCAGGCGGGCGTGGGCCGGGCTTTGCGTCAGTTGCGGCGGCAGGATCTTGACGGCCACCTGTTCGCTGTGGCCCAGTTCCGCATGCGTGGCCAGGTCGGTGGCCTGCCACACCTGGCCCATGCCGCCCATGCCGATCAGCCGCTCGATCCGGTAACGGCGGTGCTGCGGGCCGATTTCCTGGCCAGCCATGAGGCCCAGCTCGGTGCCCGGGCGTGCCTGCCCCGGCGATGCCGGCGCCTGCATTGCGGACGCCTGCAATGCAGATGCTTGCGGCGGCGCGGTGGCGCCGGGCGTGTACTCGGCGTCGAGGATCGCGTTCTTGCGCCGCTCGAATTCTTCCGCGGAGAGCAGTCCGTCGTCATGGAGGGCGCGCAGTTCGCGGATTTTTTCCCTTGCCGTCTGCATCGATATGCTGCCGTTCCTTCAGCGCCGCAGCGGCACGCCGCATTCCGCACAGAATTTCACACCCGGCTGATTCGCCGGTACCGGATGGCCGTTCACGCAGGCCGAGGGCCCTGCCGGCTGCGCCGGCGCATGGTGGTGATGCACCGGCGCACCCGCCTGCGCGACACCGACGCCCAGCTGCATCTGCGATGCCAGCGCATTGGCGTGGCTGGCGTTCTGCAGCTTCAGCAGCTCGAGCTGGTGCTGGCGGTCCTTGTCCTGCTGCGCATCGGTGCGGGCCCGTTCTTCCGCCACGCCCTGCTGCGCCATCCGCATCGCTTCGAGCGGGCTCACGCTGTTCTCGGCGCCCACCACCAGCGCCAGCGCCTGCAGCTGGTCGGCGCCCATGCCGGCCTGCGTCTGCACTTTCAGCAGTTGCGCCAGCGCCTGCGCATTGGCGGTGGGCGCCAGCGCCACCTTGCCCGTGTCGGACAGGTTGCCGATCGTGCCGATGCGCTCGATCTCGATACGCGCCAGCTCGGCGGCATGGGCCTGCTGTGCCACCAGGGTCTCGTAGGCCGTGCGGGCACGGGCATAGCGCTCCTCGCGCTCCAGTTCCATGCGGCGCAGTTCCTGCTGCCATTGCGCCTCGTGCTCGCGCAGCTTCAACGCCAGCCGGCTTTCCTCGGCCTCGTGCGCGATCGCGTGCGCCTGGCGCTGGGCGATGCCGTCGGCCTCGATCGTGCGCAGCAGCTTCTCGTGCTGGGCGATCGCCTCGAGGCTGGCGCCGCCGCGGCGCAACTCCTCGAGCCGCGCGGCGATGCCGGCCACTTCGACCTGCGACGACGCATCCTTCACGGCCTCGCCGCGCGCCAGCTCGCGCCCTTTCGCCATGTGCAGTTCTTCTTCCCATTCGCGCATGCGCTCGGCCTCGCGCCGGCGCGCCAGGTTGGCCAGCGCCACGGCCTGCGTGCGGCCCTCATGGTGCGCCGCCTCGATCTCGGCCTCGCGGCGCTGCGCCTCGAGGTGGGCACGCTGCAGGCGCTGCGTTTCGGCGCGGCGCCGGCCCTCGTCCTCGATGGCAAGCGCCGCGTCCATCTGGTTGCGGATCTGCTGCACGTGCAGCTGGTGCGTAAAGCGCTGCTTCGCCAGCGCGCGCTGTTCCACCGCTTCCTGCTGCGCCACTTCCAGCTCGGTACGCATGCGGATCTGGGCCAGCCGCCGCACATGTTCCCAGTCGGCCGCCTCGCCGGAGCGCGCCCCGGCCGACCTGGCCAGCTCATGTTCCAGCTCCGCGGCGGCCGCGCCGGCGCCCCGCTCGAGCGCCGCCTCGCGCGTACGCGACTCGACGATGCGGGCGTACAGGTCGATCTCGCGGGCACGGATCGCCTGCAGCCGTTCCGCTTCGCGCAGCGCCAGCTCGGCATTGTCCACGGACGCCTCCTGCCGCAGCTCGGCGCGCCGGTAGTTGTTGCGCGCCTGCTGTTCCGCGCGGGCCAGTTCGCGCCACGCTTCCTCGTCATACAGCTCGTCGAGGTGCTTTGCGTGCTCGAGCTGCACGTGGCGCTCGTCCGCCACCAGCCACAGGCTGCCCACGCGCGCGCGGTTGGCATCGTATTTGTCGTGGCGCAGCTGCAGCGTTTCCACCTGCACGGCGGCCAGCCCGAACTCGGCCAGGCGCAGCTTCAGCGCCGACTGCAGCCGCTCATCGAGCTGCGCGCGCAGGTCGGGATTGGCGCTCATTTCGCGGATCGACCGGGCGCCGACGAATTCGGCGGCGATCTGCCACACGGATTGCTGCAGCAGTTCCTGCAGGTGGCGCGTGGTGACGGTGCCGGGCGCCGTCATGAAATGCTGGGCGAACGCGGCCACGTGCTCGACCTTGATGCCGATGGTGAAGCTGGCGTTCACGGCCAGGTGCTCGGCGGTATGCAGGTCGGCCAGGTTGAACGTGACCGGCAGCGGCATGGTGCGGGTCACGAGTATCTCCGCATGCTGGTCGCGCAGCAGGTTGTTCAGGCGCTGGAAAAACCCTTCCAGTTCGTATTCGCCCTGCGGTACCTCGGTGGCCGTGCTGCCTTGCAGGATGTAAGCGCGCGTGGTGGGCGGCACGCGCAGCGTTTTCGTGAAGATGCCCGACAGTTCGCGCACGCCGAAGTACACCGCCAGCTCGTCGGCGGCGGGAACCCAGCGATTGTCGAGCATGACCGGCTCGCTGCGCGGCGCGCCCAGCGACAGGCCGCATTGCGCGCAATAGCCTGCCGCACCGTTGCGTTGTCCGCAGCGCGGGCACTTCGTGCCACCGATACCGAACATCTTGAACATGTCTCCTCCGATTTTCACCATGAGCTCCAGCCGATTTTAACAGGGGCCGGGGCCTGGCCCGACGCACAGCGCCCATGTTCGGGTTTCATGGCAGGCCGATATGCTCGACGCACGCGCATGAAGCCCCCCTGGCCCGCAGCGCCTCGCGCCAGCCCGGCGGCAAGGCGTCGCGCCATGCGTGCGGCAGCAGCACCCGGTCGCCGGCATGGGCCTCGGCCAGGATCAGCGCCAGCTTGGCATCGCGCCCCGCCACGGCCTCGACCTGGCCGGCGTGCCATGCCGCCGAGCAGCCGGTGGCGATCAGCCGGCCGCGCGGCACGAAGTCTCGGCCCCGGGCCAGGCGGTCGGCCATCACCAGCGCCAGCTGGTAGGAGTCGCCGGTGAAGCGCGGCTCCCCGAAGCGCACGGCGGTGCGCCAGCGGCCCAGGGCGCGGCCATCGAAATGCCGGGCGCCGGCCAGCGCGCCCCGCACGGCCAGTTGCATGGCCGCGTCCACGCCCGGCACCGCGATCGTGTCTTCCTCGTCGACCGGCCCTTGCGCTTCACTCTCCGTGCCGTCCAGTGGACTGACCGCGACCTCCACCCATGCCAGCGTATCGTTGATGCCGCCGCTGTGCAGCGGGAACCAGCAGCGCACCGACGATACGGCCGCGCCGGGGTCGGCGTGCCCGGTCAGCGCGCCGAGATGCGGCAGGCCGGAACCGCCGAGCAACGGCGCCATTCCGGCGGGCAACGCAGCCGGCGCATCGTGCCCGTCGACGCGGCCCAGGTGCCAGGCATCCGACCAGCCCAGCGCGCAAGGTGGCGCCGTGGACGCCGGCGGTTGCCATGCGCCGCGCGCCATCCGGTCCGCGAGGACGGCGGCCAGTTCCCAATTCCGTTCGCCCTCTCCCGGGATGCCGTCGATGCCCAGCACCACCTGCACCCGGCTGTCGAGCCGCACTTCGGTCAGGCGCGCCAGCCGCACGGCTTGCGCCATGCGCTCGCCCAGCGCCGGTGCGCCGGGCACCGCGCACTTGACGTCGGCCCGGTTGGCGCGCGGGCGCACGGTGGCGGTCACGGCCAGCACGCGGCCGTCGCGAAGCACCGTCTGGCACGTCGCCATGTCGTTCTTGCCGTTCACAGCGCCGGCTCCCGGCGCTCTTCGGCGGCATGGCCGCGGCGTGCCGCCAGGTGGCAGGCCAGGTTCGCCAGGATGCGGTCCAGGTCATCGCCGCCGGTGCCCGTCTGCACCTGCATTTGTGCCAGCGCCGCCCACAGCTCGTCCAGCGCCTGCACGGCGGCCGCGCTGGCCTGCGCAAGGCGGCGCTGCTCGTCCGCTGCGCGCGCCTGGCCGGGGGCCAGCCACGCCAGCGCGGGCATCGTGTTCACGTCCAGCGCCGCCAGCGCGAGTTGGCGCAGGTGCGCCTGCCGGGCCGCGAAGGCTGGTGCCGGCAGCAGCCGCAAGGCGCGCGACGCGTCGGGCAATTCGAGGAACAGGCGGCGCAGCGCGGCGGCATCGTCCAGCTTTGCCGCCGGCGCCGGGGCTGCCAGCCAGGGTGCCGGCGATACCGGTTCCGGCAAAGGCGGTGCCGGCATGGGCGCGGCGCGGCGGCGCAGCACGGCCGCGAAATCCACGTCGTCCAGCTCGACGGGCACGCAATCGTCCACCGTCACGCCAAACCGCATGTACAGCAACTCGTCCAGCCCGCCGCGGAACGCGTTCCACTCATCGAGCGACGCGCAGGGAGGCAGTTCCAGCGTGCCCTGGTCCAGCGCCGCGCGCAGCGCCGTTTCGATGCGCCCGGCAAGATCGGCCAGCCCCAGGCTGGCGCCCTGCCCGGCCACTTCGCTGAACAGGAACAGGTCGAAGCGCTGCCGGACCAGGCGCGGATCGGGCAGGTCGACGACGAACGCCAGCCGCAGGCCGATCTCCGGCGCGGCGGCGAACGGCACCAGCCCGACCGCGTGCGGGCCGGGCTGGAACCACCATGCCGTTTCGCCCTTGCCGGCGGCGGCCAACTTGCCGCCCTGCGCGGCCGGGCGGCGCGCCTGCCCATCCGCGCCGAACACGATGACGCTGGCGCCAGGCGGCACAGGCGCGCCATCGCAGCGCGCCGCGATGGGGGTGTGCTCCTCCCGCAGCGGAGGCTCGCGTTTCATCGCCACGTTCATTCGACGGCCGTCACGGCGAACGTGGCGCCGTGTTGCTGGAAGTGGCCCGCCGGCGCCGCCGCGAACGGCCACCGGCGTTCACACTCGCCATCGGCGTCGAGCCGGCCCTGCAGCACGATGGCGCCGGCGCCATCCGTCACGCGCAGCAACGCGCGTTCGCGCAGCAGCGTGGCGGCGTGCGGCGCCGCCGCGTCCAGCGCCAGCACGACCTGCCAGCCATCGCCGGCGTCTATGAAATGCAGCGTCCACATGCGGTCGTCCGTCGACAGCGCCGATAGTGCGTCGCTGTCGGCCGCGCGCAGCATGCCGGTCGACGATTGCCATGCGCCGCGGCGGTGCGCCAGCGCCAGGTGGCGGAAACGCCGCAGCGTGACGGGCGAGCCGTTCAGCGCCTGCAGTTCGCCCGGGCTCAGGGGCCGGCTGCCGTCCAGCGCCGCCAGCAGCGTGGCATCGGCCAGCATCAGCCGGTCGCCCGGCACGGCACGCGCCAGCAACAGCCGTTCGCGCAACCTGGCTTCAAGGTTCATCATCTTCTCCAATGGGGCGTGCGCCACCGTTTTTGCCATCGCTTTTGCCATCATTAGTGCCGAACAACAGGTCGAGGGCCGCGTTGCGCCGCTTGCGCAGCGTGGGCACGGACATGCCGCCCCGCTGCGCGAGCCGCTGCAACGTGGGCAGTTCGCCCGTCTCCCCGTCGAGCCAGTCGTCGGGATAGCTGTCGTCCGCGGGGCCCAGCAGTTTCAGGCAGACGGCCAGCCGCACCGGCAGCGCGAGGCTGTCGAGCGTTGCCATGGCCGCCGCACGGCCCGGCAAGGCATCATAGCCGGGGGCGCCGGAAACTTCCTCGTTATCGGCCTCGTCTTCCCCGGGCGGCGGCAGGATGCGATCGTCCGCGCCACTTTCATGTACTTCGTTCGCGACCCGGTCCAGGTCTTCCAGCCACGCCGCGGCATCCTCGCTGTCGTGCCGCCAGCCGTCGCCATCGCGGTTGCCGGACAATTCCTCGTAACCGCCGATTTCGGCCAGCATCGCGGCGATCTTTTCCGGACTGTTGCGCAGGCTCGCGAAGCGCTTCGATTTCGTGTGCAGCGGCCCCGGCGCACCGCCGAAGCGTTCCAGCGTGGCGCTCCAGTTGATCACCCACGCGGCCTTGCACTGCCCGATCGATCGCAGCTGGCGCACTTCGATCGGCAGGCCTTCCGGCTCCCGGCCCAGGATCGCCGCCACCTGCTGCGCGGTGGCGGGCCAGCCGGCGAAGACCTGCGCAATCGCCGCATAAGCCATGTCGAGCATGCGGTACGTGTAGATGCGGTTCGGCGTGCACGGCTGGCCGGTGGCGGCCACGTAGTTGTCCGCGTCGACCTTGTCGCGCAGCGTGGCGTACATGTCGTTGACCTTCTTGCGCAGCAGCGCGTCGCCAGCCGCATGCTGCCAGAACGGACCGGCTTTCGCATGCTCGGCGGCCACCGCGGCCGCGAACGCGGCAAAATACGCGGGCTGGGCCTGCAGTTCGCACAATAGCGCGAACGCCAGGTCGCCCACGCTGTCGCCATAGCTGTTGCCGGCGGCAATGCCGCGCAGCGACCCGCCGGCGCCGCGCAGCGCATGCGCCACCACGTCCGTGTACCAGTCCAGCATTCCCGCATGGCGGGCCGGCTCGAGCAGGTGCGCCAGCTCGCACTGCCGGAATGCCACGAGCGACGCATGGCCGAGCAGCTTCCTCACCTGTTCCCAACCCGGTTCCTGGTAGCGCGTTCCTGGCAGCCTCATGGCGTTGACATGGCAAATCGATCGTTCGCCATCATGACATGGCTGAGCGGCGCGCATTCACGCGTGGATGCCCCGGTTTACCCCTTTGTTTGCGCCTTTCTTACCGTTTCCCTCCGTCCCGGCCGGCCAGTGCGCCCAGCAGCGCGGCCACGGCCGGCGCCGCGTGATCGCCGCCCGTGCCGCCCGAATGGCTGGCGTAGGCGGCAAAGGCAAGCCGGTGGCGCTGGCCCGGCAGGCTACCCGGTTCCAGCCAGCCCGTGAACCAGACCGTGGCCGTGTCGTCCCCCGTGGGGGCGGTGCCCGTCTTGCCATACAGGCCGCCGCGCACGGACCGTGGCAAGCCGTGGAACGCGCCGGCCGCCGTACCGGCATCGATCACGCCCTTCATGCCGGCGCGGAGCCGGTCGAGCCGCACGTCGAGCTTTTCGGCGGAGGGCGGCGCGGCGGCATGCCCGTCCAGTTCCAGCAGCAGCCGCGGCGCGACCGTGGCGCCCTGCCCGATCGCGGCCGCCGCCAGCGCCATCTGCAGCGGCGTCGCCTGCATCCGCAAGCCGATGCTCATCTGGCGCAACTCGTGGCGCGTGTGGATCGGGTCGATGCGCGCCGGCGTGGCCTGCAGGACATCGTAGTCGTTCCAGCGGAAATCCGGCGGCAGCAGCCCGCCATCGAGCCGCAGCGGGCGTTCGAAGCCGAGCCGGCGCGCCGCGGCCAGGATTGGCCGGGCGCCATCGAGCGCCCCCGCTTCGAGCGGCTGGACGGCCGGCGCGCCGCCTTCGGCGCGGCCGAAGAGCGTGCGGTCGGACAGTTCGCCCGTCCAGGCGAACCACGTGTTCAGGCTATGGGCCAGCGCCTGGGCCAGGCCGAGCCGCCCGCCCTGTGCGCGGCGGTCGATGCCCTGTTCGCGGTAGTTCGTCACCGTGGCGCCCTGCCCGGCGGCCGGATACGTGGCGGCGCCCGTGGCGAAATCGAAGCCGCGCCCGCGCGCCAGCGCGTTGATGGCCGGCAGCGGCAGGCCGGCCAGCAAGGCATCGAGCTGGCGGTCATCGCGGGCAGCCAGTTCCAGGCCCAGCGCGCTGACGACCTTGAACGTGGAACCGGGGCTGTGGTGGGCGCCGCCGTCGTGCTGCCATGCGGGCAGGCGCAGCGGGCTGCCGGCCGGATTGGCACGGTCCAGCGCGCGCGCCTCCAGCCAGTTGCCGGCGTCCACGCGGGGCTGGCCTGCGCCGGCGGCGGCCAGGATGTCGCCGTTTTCCGCATCGAGCACGACGAAGCCGGCCCGCCGCCGCGGCGGTACCGGCATGCCGCCTTCGCAGCGGCCATCCCGCCACGCGCCCCGGCGCTGGGCCACGCAGTCGAGCACCCGCTGCGCCAGTGCCTGCAGCGGCAGGTCGAGCGACAGGCGCGCGCGGGCGCCGCCCTGGCCCGCCCGCGCCAGCATGCCGGCGATGCCTGTTTCATGGTCCGCCGCAAGCCCCAGCAGCGGGGCCAGGCCGGCCGTCGTGGCGCCAGCAGTGGCCGAGTCGCCCGCCCACAGCGGCGTGCCGTTGCGGTCGGCGACCAGCATCGGGCCCGCGCTGCCGGGCGCCGCTGCCGCTGCCGCCGGCACCGGATGCGGCGACGTCAGCGGCAGCGGTTGCCAGACAATGCGGTTCGCCACGACGCGCAGGTGCCGGTACTGGCGATCGCCCGGCCGTTCCAGTGCGCGCGCATCGAGGGGCGCCACCGTCAGCACGATGCGCCGCGCCCCCGGATGCGGCTGCAGGCGCAGGTGCCGAACATCGTCCGGCGCCGCGCAGGCGCGCCCGTCGCAGGCGGCGCGCGCTTCGACCGTGGCACCGTCCACCCGGGCCAGGTGCCCCGCCAGCAGCAAGGTCACCGTCCCGCGGCCGGTCGCCGGCTGCGGCAGGTCCAGCGACAGGCGGCCCATGGCGGCACCGTCCGGCATCGATGCGAGCCGTGTCCATGGCTGCCAGCCCTGCGGCAGCGCGGCAAACAGGCGGGCTGCCTGTGGCGGCGCGGCGTCCGTCACCGGACCGTCGGCGTGCCAGCGGTACGCATCGTCGTTGCGCGTGCGCCAGGCCAGCAGGATGCGCTCGCTGTTGTACAGCGCGACCTGCTGGCGCAGGTAACTGCCGTCCGCCTGGCGGTACAGGCGGCGCAGCAGCTTCAATGCCGTGTCGTCGATGGCCACGTGGCGCCACGCGCCGAGGTCGGTCGCGCGCTGCCGCGCGGGCGCCGCGCGCCACGCCGGCAGATCCTGCGGTGCCAGCAGGATGGCGCCATCGTCCCCGAGCCGAAGAAGGCCGCGGGCCTGCAATGCCGTAAACAGCGATTCGTCTTCCAGCACCGGCGCCGGCGTGGCGGGCACCGTATAGCGGCCGGGCGCCAGCCATGCCGTGGCGCTGGCGCCATGCGCGCCGAACGCGGTGACTTGCGCCCTGCCGTGCTGCGCAGCGTCACGCCCGGGAGCGGGCGCATACAGGCGCGCCACCAGTTCGCCGGCGCCGGCACATGCGGCGCCCGGCCGGCGCACCAGCTGCAAGGCGCCGCCGGGCCAGGCCAGCCAGCCCTCGTCGCGCAGCGCCGCCTTGCCGGCCGCACCGTGGACGATGCCTTCGCCGCCATCGCCGAGCCATCGCGCCGGCCCGCCCGTCCATGCCAGTTGCAGCGGCAGGCCCGCATTGCCGGCCAGTTGCACTTTCGGCATCGCCACCGTCGTTGCCGATGCCGGCGCCACCAGCAATACGTTGCGCACCGCCAGGGCCGGGCCGGCGGCGCGCTCCCAGCGCGCCACGTCGGCGAAACGATATCCCAGCCGTACCCGCAGCGGTTGGCCCGCTGGACACAGGTCGATCCGCACCGGGGGCCCCGGCTGCATGCGGCTCGCGACAGCAATTCCGCCGCCCGGCCGCGGCAGCAGGACGACGCCGGGCGTGGCCGCCACGTCGAATGTCGCGCCGGGCACGATGGGTTGCAGCGCCGCCGCCGCGCGCAGCGCATCGGCGCCCGCCGGCGTCGCTGGCGCCATCGCGCCCAGCCGCTGGGCGTTCACACCCAGCACCGCGGCACCCAGCAGCACGAACGCCGCCACCAGGACAGGCGTCCACGGTACCGTGCGGGGGCCGCGCAGGTTCCCGGCACGGCGCCACGCGCGGTGGCGATGCTCGGCAAATTCCCTGAACGATGCGGTTGACGGTTGGGCCATGCCGGCCGCTAGCCGGGGGAGATGGAAAGGCGCGTTCGCGCTGGCGGAAACAGCCTTGCAACATGTTGGAAACATGGCGGAAACATGTCGGCCCGACCCTGCGTCATTTGTAAGAATCTGAAATCGCTTTTTGCCCTGGAGGCCGCGCACGCTATAGTGGTTTCAACGGGGGGCGACGGACGCCCGACACGGATAACAGATCGACACCATGCGGAGAACCACCATGATCAGGAATTCATTCATTGCAGCGGCCGCCATCGCCCTCGGCGCCGCCGCGTTCATGCCTACGCAGGCGATCGCGCAAGTCGGCGTCAACATCGTCATCGGTTCGGCACCGCCCCCCGTGCGCTGGGAAGCGCAACCGGCACCACGCCGCGGTTATGTCTGGGCACCCGGTTACTGGGACTGGAACGGCCATCGCCATGTGTGGGTCGGCGGCCGCTACCTGGCGGAACGCCCGGGCTACGCCTACGCATCGCCACGCTGGGTGGAATACGGCGGCGGCTGGCGCTATGAACAGGCCCGCTGGAACCGCCACGGACCGCGCGGCGATCTCGATCGCGACGGCGTGTCGAACCGCTTCGACCGCGACCGCGATGGCGACGGCCGGCCGAACTGGGCGGACCGCGATCCGAACCATTACAACCGTAACAGGGACCGTGGTTATGACCGCGGCTGGGATCGCGGCCATGACCGCGGCTGGGACCGGGACCGCGGCCAAGCCTACTATGGCCACGGCCCGC is part of the Pseudoduganella lutea genome and encodes:
- a CDS encoding YXWGXW repeat-containing protein, encoding MIRNSFIAAAAIALGAAAFMPTQAIAQVGVNIVIGSAPPPVRWEAQPAPRRGYVWAPGYWDWNGHRHVWVGGRYLAERPGYAYASPRWVEYGGGWRYEQARWNRHGPRGDLDRDGVSNRFDRDRDGDGRPNWADRDPNHYNRNRDRGYDRGWDRGHDRGWDRDRGQAYYGHGPRRDQDRDGVPNRYDRDRDGDGVPNRYDHRPENPHRR
- a CDS encoding penicillin-binding transpeptidase domain-containing protein, yielding MAQPSTASFREFAEHRHRAWRRAGNLRGPRTVPWTPVLVAAFVLLGAAVLGVNAQRLGAMAPATPAGADALRAAAALQPIVPGATFDVAATPGVVLLPRPGGGIAVASRMQPGPPVRIDLCPAGQPLRVRLGYRFADVARWERAAGPALAVRNVLLVAPASATTVAMPKVQLAGNAGLPLQLAWTGGPARWLGDGGEGIVHGAAGKAALRDEGWLAWPGGALQLVRRPGAACAGAGELVARLYAPAPGRDAAQHGRAQVTAFGAHGASATAWLAPGRYTVPATPAPVLEDESLFTALQARGLLRLGDDGAILLAPQDLPAWRAAPARQRATDLGAWRHVAIDDTALKLLRRLYRQADGSYLRQQVALYNSERILLAWRTRNDDAYRWHADGPVTDAAPPQAARLFAALPQGWQPWTRLASMPDGAAMGRLSLDLPQPATGRGTVTLLLAGHLARVDGATVEARAACDGRACAAPDDVRHLRLQPHPGARRIVLTVAPLDARALERPGDRQYRHLRVVANRIVWQPLPLTSPHPVPAAAAAAPGSAGPMLVADRNGTPLWAGDSATAGATTAGLAPLLGLAADHETGIAGMLARAGQGGARARLSLDLPLQALAQRVLDCVAQRRGAWRDGRCEGGMPVPPRRRAGFVVLDAENGDILAAAGAGQPRVDAGNWLEARALDRANPAGSPLRLPAWQHDGGAHHSPGSTFKVVSALGLELAARDDRQLDALLAGLPLPAINALARGRGFDFATGAATYPAAGQGATVTNYREQGIDRRAQGGRLGLAQALAHSLNTWFAWTGELSDRTLFGRAEGGAPAVQPLEAGALDGARPILAAARRLGFERPLRLDGGLLPPDFRWNDYDVLQATPARIDPIHTRHELRQMSIGLRMQATPLQMALAAAAIGQGATVAPRLLLELDGHAAAPPSAEKLDVRLDRLRAGMKGVIDAGTAAGAFHGLPRSVRGGLYGKTGTAPTGDDTATVWFTGWLEPGSLPGQRHRLAFAAYASHSGGTGGDHAAPAVAALLGALAGRDGGKR
- a CDS encoding SUMF1/EgtB/PvdO family nonheme iron enzyme, with translation MQTAREKIRELRALHDDGLLSAEEFERRKNAILDAEYTPGATAPPQASALQASAMQAPASPGQARPGTELGLMAGQEIGPQHRRYRIERLIGMGGMGQVWQATDLATHAELGHSEQVAVKILPPQLTQSPAHARLLVEEATQARRLAHDNIVRVYEWAQDPATASYFIIMECLDGQDLDAWLAEHGPVPFGEVERLLRPVASALQYAWERHRLVHRDLKPGNVFLTTQGDIKLLDFGIAARSRDGGAGLPAVPNAGTAGYRAPEIGTSQAAPTPKLDVYAVAVMIYQMLSGALPFDDGRSAQVAVAQPPGLNDAQWQVLQRGFAFDHEERCDSVTALLDALRRAAGPSPEELAAQAAAAQLAAERREHERQRAQLKEAQERLHAEQRAMEQARAAEAQEQRRLAMQQEVQQEQALAARRRAEAQAAAVRKLREDEARRELERQRRLEAEAAAQARKEQLRQQLLARREADAAKARAIEEERQRKATLLKAQAAYKAEQERARRDQAARNAAELAALMPTAASPVADPSGVLRDRFRDGSAVGPDLVLIPTGRFQMGGTEHEHVLARKAGSQPSWLARELPTHWVAIERSFALGRYPVTVGEWRRFVRATAWESPLGADWASPGFEQDDWHPVVNVSWHDAQQYVRWLSMMTGALYRLPSEAEWEYACRAGTRTAFSFGDTISTEQANYDGHFTFGDGVRGELRGGTSKVGSFPPNGWGLYDMHGNVWEWTQDVAHDDYEGAPLDGSEWLESADVASDPDRRMVRGGAWLYPPRYVRSAVRNGFSALLANDVVGFRVARKLG